In Bacteroidota bacterium, one DNA window encodes the following:
- a CDS encoding bifunctional 4-hydroxy-2-oxoglutarate aldolase/2-dehydro-3-deoxy-phosphogluconate aldolase — MAHETIQRIADEKLFAVIRVRDTSTIPSFVQKITEAGISIIEVTLNSGGAIECIEELVHRFPKCLIGAGTVIGKKDSEAAIAAGAKFLVSPIVDTKMITVARDNGVPSMAGALTPTEVFHAHTSGADFVKLFPLVGLGPAYVKALRGPLPQIRYVATNGVSPQNVGEYIAVGCTAAGLGSSLISDADIAASDSDAVGKRAATARAMVA, encoded by the coding sequence ATGGCTCACGAAACCATCCAACGCATCGCCGACGAGAAGCTCTTCGCCGTCATTCGTGTACGCGATACCTCCACGATCCCGTCCTTCGTGCAGAAGATCACGGAGGCTGGTATTTCCATCATTGAAGTAACCCTGAACTCCGGAGGAGCGATCGAGTGTATCGAGGAGTTGGTACACCGTTTTCCGAAGTGTCTCATCGGCGCAGGCACGGTGATCGGCAAAAAGGATTCCGAAGCCGCCATCGCCGCAGGTGCCAAGTTTCTGGTCAGCCCAATTGTAGACACCAAAATGATCACCGTTGCCCGCGACAATGGGGTCCCGTCGATGGCCGGGGCACTGACTCCGACCGAAGTCTTTCATGCACACACGAGCGGCGCAGATTTTGTCAAGTTGTTTCCGCTGGTCGGACTCGGCCCGGCGTACGTGAAGGCGTTGCGAGGACCGCTGCCGCAGATCCGTTATGTCGCGACGAATGGTGTTAGTCCGCAGAATGTGGGAGAGTATATTGCGGTCGGCTGCACGGCTGCCGGTCTTGGCTCCTCGCTTATCAGCGATGCCGATATAGCGGCATCAGATAGCGACGCAGTGGGTAAGCGGGCAGCCACTGCGCGTGCGATGGTCGCATAG